In Brachybacterium fresconis, the genomic stretch GCGCCGCGGGTGTCGAGATGGGCGCGGATGTCGAGAGCGGGTCTCATGGGTCTCTCCTCGAAGAGGGATGCGAAGACATGGAGGGCGGGACCGGGTTCAGGGCCGGGTGGTGGCCCGGATCAGGGCCCGGTGCGGGCCGGGATCGGAGCCGGGTGCGGGTACGGGTACGGGTGCGGGTGCGGGTGCGGGTGGCGAACGGGAGCCGGGTTCAGGGCTGGGCGACGGCGGCCGATGCGACGGGCTCGGCGCCCTCCGGCACCGAACCGTCCGGCTCGGGCTCCGCCTGCCCGGTGAGGGCGAAGAAGACCTCCTCGAGGCCGCCGTGGTCGGTGGCACCCAGGGAGGTGAGCACGATCTGCTCCCGCAGGGCGAGACGCCCCACGTCCTCCGGGGCGAGGCTCACCTCGAGCTCGTCGGCACCCCGCTGCTCGTAGGCGATGCCGTGCGTATCGAGTGCGGCGCGCAGCGCCCTGGGGTCCAGGGCGCCGACGCGGGTGCCGCCCTCGCTGGTCAGCTCATCGAGGGTGCCCTCGCGGACCAGGCGTCCGCCGGCGATCACCACGAGCCGGTCGACGGTGGCCTGGACCTCGCGCAGCTGGTGGCTGGACAGCAGCACCGTGCCGCCGGCGTCGGCGAAGGAGCGCAGCAGGCGGCGCATCCAGCGGATCCCCTCGGGGTCCAGACCGTTGGCGGGCTCGTCGAGCACCAGCACGGCAGGGTCCCCGATCAGGGCGACGCCGATGCCGAGCCGCTGGCGCATCCCGTAGGAGTAGCCGCCCACGCGCTTGGCGCCGGCGTGGGCCAGGCCCACCGTCTCCAGCACCTCGTCGGCCCGGGAGGCGGGCATCCCGATCGTGCGGGCGGTCAGCCGCAGGGTCTCCAGCCCGGTGCGGCCGCGGTGGAGGCCGCCGGCATCGAGCATCACGCCGATGGTGCGGGCGGGGTGCTCGAGGCTGCGGTAGTCCGCGCCGCCGACGAGGGCCTGGCCGGCGTCGGCCTCGGCGAGGCCGGTGAGGATGCGCAAGGTGGTGGACTTGCCGGCGCCGTTGGGGCCCAGGAAGCCGGTGACGCTGCCGGGATGGCAGACGAAGGTGAGGTCGTCGACGGCGGCGCGGCCGCCGTAGCGCTTGGTCACGCCGCGGATCTCGAGGGCGGCGGCGCCGGGGACGGAGGCTGCGGAGCTGCGATCGGCCGGGGCGGCGACACCGCGATCGGCGGAGGCAGGGGTCTGTGCGGTCATGTCTCGACAATGCCGCGTCGGCCCGCACGGCGGACAGCGACCACGGGTCAGGAGCCGAGCGACGATCGTCGGTCGACGGGGGCCCGGCGCCGTCCCGGCCCCCGACCTCCGTCGGGGGCGTGGGCGACCTGCGGCTGGATCATGGCGGAGCCGACGGTCGCGGAGTCTCCGGCGCGACGGCCGCCGATACAGTGACCGCGTGGATGAACTGGGAGCGCCGGTGCGCCGAATCTGGCAGGAGGTGCTGCTCCTCGCCGTCGTCCTGGCCGAGGTGGTGCTCGGGGTGGTCCTGCTCTCCACGGCCCAGGATCTGTGGCAGGCGGGCGCCACCGTCGTGCTCGGTCTCGCGCTGCTGGCGCGGCATCGGCACTGGCCATGGCTGCTGCCGCTGATCCTGATCGCGAACGCCGGGGCGTGGTCGCTGGCCGTGCTGATCATCGGCACCTACGCCTATGCCACGCGCAGCCACCACCGGCTGCGCACGCTGCTGGTCTCCCTGCTCGCCGCCGCCAGCGGCGTGGTGCCCTCGCTGGTGGCGGGGACCGAGAGCGCCACCGGCGCGGTCGGGATCATGGGGATCGTGGTCACGCTGCTGGTCGTCGCGGCCTCGGCCGCCACCGGGATGTACACCTCGACCCGGCGGATGCTGCTGGCGCAGCTGCAGAAGCGCGCTGAACAGGCCGAGTCGGGTCAGGCCGCCGCCGAGGAGCAGGCCCGCCGCGCCGAGCGCACCCGCATCGCCCGCGAGATGCACGACATCGTCGCCCACAAGATCTCCCTGGTGGCCCTGCAGGCCGGCGCGCTCGAGGTCAACCCCACCCTCGAGCGCGAACAGGTCCAGCAGTCCGCGGGGCTGATCCGGCAGACCGCCACCACGGCGCTGTCCGAGCTGCGCGAGGTGCTGGGGGTGCTGCGCGGCGACAGCGAGGAGGCTCCGCTCGCTCCGCAGCCCACCTGGGAGGACGTCCGGCGCCTGGTGGCCACCTCGAAGGACGCCGGCATCTCGGTGGATCTGTTCGACTTCATCGACGATCCGGTGCCGGACCAGTTGGCTCGCACCGCCTTCCGCGTGGTCCAGGAAGGACTGACGAACATCCACAAGCACGCCCTGCACACCCGGGCACGGGTGGCCCTGATCGGTGAGCCGGGAACGGATCTGGTGATCGAGGTCAGTAATGTATTGCCCAAGGGGTTCACGACGGACCTGCCCGGGGCCAGGATGGGCCTGTCGGGGATCGAGACCCGTGTGACGCACGCGGGCGGCACGATCACGTCGGGCCCGACCGATGATGGACGCTTCGAAGTGAGGGCGGTGATCCCGTGGCCGATGACGACGTGACGCGCGTGGGACTGATCGACGACGATTCTCTGGTGCGCGCCGGGCTGGCGATGATCCTGGGGGCCGATCCGGCCCTCGAGGTGGTGGGCCAGGGCAGCGACGGCTCCGAGGCGGTGACCCTGGTCCAGAAGCATCGCCCCGACGTGCTGCTGATGGACGTGCGCATGCCCGGGCTCGACGGCATCGCGGCGACGAAGGCGGTCACGGCTCTGCCCAGCCCGCCCAGGATCGTCATGCTCACCACCTTCGACATGGACGAGTACGTGTTCCAGGCCCTCGAGGCCGGGGCCAGCGGCTTCCTGCTCAAGGACACCCCGCCGCAGGAGCTGGCGCGCGCCGTGCACGTGGTCGCCGGCGGGGAGGCGATGCTCTCGCCCACCGTGACGCGGCGGATGCTCTCGCACTTCTCCGAGGCCAACCCCGGCACTCGCCAGGACCGCCACCCCGGGCTCGACCAGCTCACCGATCGCGAGACCGAGGTGCTCGGCGCCGTCGGCGCAGGACTGTCGAACGCACAGATCGGGATGCGCCTGTTCATGAGCGAGGCGACGGTCAAGGCCCACGTCTCGAAGATCTTCGCGAAGCTCGACTCCACCAACCGCGTGCAGATCGCGATCATCGCCCACGAGGCCGGGCTCAGCGACCTCGACGCCGCCCCCGGGCACTGACGGCGGGGCAGGGCACATGCGGCACCATCGGGACTGGTGTGAGCTGCACGGTGCGCGGCGCGTGGTCGTGGTGCGAGGTGCGTGGTGCGAGGTGCGTGGTGCGACGTGCGCGGTGCGTGGTGCGCGGCACGTGGTACGCGGTGCGCGGTGCGTGGTGCGCGGCACGTGGTGCGTGGTGCGTGGTGCTCGCAGCACCCGTGACGCATCCCGTGTCGCAGAAGGTTCCAGCAACCTGGCACCTTTCTCGACATCCACGCCAGCCGACGCTCGCCAGCGGAGCGGCCCAGCCCCCAGCCGACGCTCACCGGCCGCCGCTCAACCCCAGCCGACGCTCACCGGCCGCCGCTCAACCCCAGCCGAGCTCGTGCAGGCGCGCGTCGCTGATGCCGAAGAGGTGCCCGAGCTCGTGCAGGACCGTCACCGCGATCTCCTGGACCAGGTGGTCGCGGGAGCGCGCCACCCGCTGCAGCGGGCCGCGGAAGATGAAGATCCGGTCCGGCTGCGCGTAGCCGTCGAAGACGGAGCGCTGATCCAGCGGGATCCCCTCGTACAGCCCCAGCAGCTCGGTGCCGCCGGACTGCGCCCGATCGGGCTCCTCCTCGACCAGGATCGCCACGTTCGCCTCGGCGATGGCCCGTGCGATCTCCTCGGGCAGGGAGTCCAGGGCATCGTCGACCGCCTCGTCGAACTCCCCGCGGCTGATCCGGATCATGGGTCCATCGAACCATGGCGCGCCGGGGGTGGTCGTCTCGGCGCCGCCGGGCGTGGTCGTGTCGGATACGCCGCATCTGCGGCCGCGGCCTCGGCGCGAGGCCCCCAGGGTGGGTATGCTCGTCCCGGGCAGTTCTCTGCTCGGGCCCCCATCGTCTAGAGGCCCAGGACACCGGCCTTTCACGCCGGCGACACGGGTTCGAATCCCGTTGGGGGTACTCCTGCGATCCGCGCACCTGGCATGCGGAGCGGAGGAGATCGGAGTGCGAGACGGCTCACAGCCCAAGTGGTGCGGAGCCCCGAGAACGTCCGGTAGAGTTGTCCAGGTCGAAGCGCGCAAGCGCCGAGAAAACGTAAGGCCCTGTAGCTCAGTTGGTTAGAGCGCCGCCCTGTCACGGCGGAGGTCGCCGGTTCAAGTCCGGTCAGGGTCGCCACTGACGAAGGCCCCGGAACCCGGTTCCGGGGCCTTCGTCGTTCCCGGGACCGCAGGCAGAACAGCGGCGGACCCTGTCAGCTTCAGAGAATCCCGTCGGCCCCGGACCTGCGTCGTCGTGGCTCATCGCACCCGAGGCCGCCGACCCGCTCGCGACGGGCTCGGGCATACGCTCGAGGAATGAGCACCCCCACGCTGAATCACCGCATCCGCCTCGCCGCGAGGCCGCACGGCGAACCCGGCCGCGACGACTTCCAGCACGACGCCGTCGAGATCCGCTCCCCCGGCCCCGGCGACGTCCTGCTGCGCACCCGCTACGCCTCCCTGGACCCCTATGTGCGCGGGCGCATGAGCGATGCGAAGTCCTACTCCGCCCCGATGGAGATCGGGGACGTGATCGTCGGCGGCACCGTCTCCGAGGTGGTCGAGTCCACGGTCGACGCCTTCTCCCCCGGCGATGTCGTCCTGTCCTACGGCGGCTGGCAGGAATACAGCGTCGAGCCCGCCGCGCGCCTGCGCCGCCTGGACCCCGCGGCCGCACCGATCACCACCGCCCTGGGCGTGCTCGGCATGCCCGGCTTCACCGCGTACGCAGGCCTGCTGGGAATCGGCAGGCCGCAGACCGGCGAGACCGTCGCCGTGGCCGCCGCGACCGGC encodes the following:
- a CDS encoding sensor histidine kinase, which encodes MDELGAPVRRIWQEVLLLAVVLAEVVLGVVLLSTAQDLWQAGATVVLGLALLARHRHWPWLLPLILIANAGAWSLAVLIIGTYAYATRSHHRLRTLLVSLLAAASGVVPSLVAGTESATGAVGIMGIVVTLLVVAASAATGMYTSTRRMLLAQLQKRAEQAESGQAAAEEQARRAERTRIAREMHDIVAHKISLVALQAGALEVNPTLEREQVQQSAGLIRQTATTALSELREVLGVLRGDSEEAPLAPQPTWEDVRRLVATSKDAGISVDLFDFIDDPVPDQLARTAFRVVQEGLTNIHKHALHTRARVALIGEPGTDLVIEVSNVLPKGFTTDLPGARMGLSGIETRVTHAGGTITSGPTDDGRFEVRAVIPWPMTT
- a CDS encoding response regulator transcription factor; amino-acid sequence: MADDDVTRVGLIDDDSLVRAGLAMILGADPALEVVGQGSDGSEAVTLVQKHRPDVLLMDVRMPGLDGIAATKAVTALPSPPRIVMLTTFDMDEYVFQALEAGASGFLLKDTPPQELARAVHVVAGGEAMLSPTVTRRMLSHFSEANPGTRQDRHPGLDQLTDRETEVLGAVGAGLSNAQIGMRLFMSEATVKAHVSKIFAKLDSTNRVQIAIIAHEAGLSDLDAAPGH
- a CDS encoding metallopeptidase family protein, translated to MIRISRGEFDEAVDDALDSLPEEIARAIAEANVAILVEEEPDRAQSGGTELLGLYEGIPLDQRSVFDGYAQPDRIFIFRGPLQRVARSRDHLVQEIAVTVLHELGHLFGISDARLHELGWG
- a CDS encoding ABC transporter ATP-binding protein; its protein translation is MTAQTPASADRGVAAPADRSSAASVPGAAALEIRGVTKRYGGRAAVDDLTFVCHPGSVTGFLGPNGAGKSTTLRILTGLAEADAGQALVGGADYRSLEHPARTIGVMLDAGGLHRGRTGLETLRLTARTIGMPASRADEVLETVGLAHAGAKRVGGYSYGMRQRLGIGVALIGDPAVLVLDEPANGLDPEGIRWMRRLLRSFADAGGTVLLSSHQLREVQATVDRLVVIAGGRLVREGTLDELTSEGGTRVGALDPRALRAALDTHGIAYEQRGADELEVSLAPEDVGRLALREQIVLTSLGATDHGGLEEVFFALTGQAEPEPDGSVPEGAEPVASAAVAQP